Genomic window (Nicotiana sylvestris chromosome 7, ASM39365v2, whole genome shotgun sequence):
CCTAATCTTCCTTTGAATTGTTGGGGAAGGATGACTCTAAGCAGAATTGCTAGTGGATTGGGCTACCCTATCTATGCTGATGAATGCACAACCAATACATCCAAGATCTTTTATGCCCGAGTCCTTATTGAAATGGATATCAGTAAAGAGCTACCTAAATGTATTAAAATACAAGATCCTGCAGGGAAGGAGTTTGAATAGTTGGTGGAATATGACTGGGTGCCACAATATTGTAAGAAATGCTTGATGGTGGGACATGATTGTGATGGAGAGCAAGGCAAAGCTggggttctgggttaagtccccagcagagtcgccagagctgtcacacctcctttttccggcaccgcgaggtgcgtagggagttttttccaattaaaggacagtcgaaacgggattggtttaattatttcagagtcgccacttgggagatttagggtgtcccaagtcaccaattttaatcccgaatcgaggaaaagaatgactctatattacagtctgcgtaccagaaatccggataaggaattctgttaacccgggagaaggtgttaggcattcccgagttccgtggttctagcacggtcgctcaactgttatattcggcttatttatctgatttttaatacaattatgaaccatgtgcaaattttatcttttaccgctttattattataattattattttttaggaatgtgaacatcgcttaaaacatatctttggattgtgtcacatgaaatgcacccacaatacgaaacatattttatttgatgttttaggatttagatttgggtcgcatgaaatgcgcatccgagtttaagaaggtaaaattaattaaatcgcgcctaaagagtttaacgcgtcattatctttggggaaggaagtgaaattcactaaacaatccatcccaaattctaagtaattttttttaataattaaataaataaatgagattggagaatcctatacatttgtattatttacatctatttatttttagcgaaatcctttaataatatcctttaatgactacctttttattattactaagttttttttataaatataaaatcaatatctacattcttgaaaatgacatattaaatagaagagaaaaacaaatattagcagaaagtaataaaattataatcatagatacaacatggaattatcgaaaagtaaaaaaaataaaaaaaaactaattatcccatagttggattaaaattcaaattattagtaagacttaagcttattgaaactaattatttacaaatactgaaaattgaaagaaataaaaataaaaacttgagtactaaatcatatttctaaaaaattaaacaatttaacattaactaactttgttttaattcatcatgtcctaatacttgtttgcaaactaattcatgttataactgaaattgactacatgattcagattaacttatcgttgacgaaaaaaccttatgaataaggaacttagttaatttttgccaaactgattcaataacgtcatttttacgttatttcttctattttttttattaaacaattttaattaataatcaggtttaaatatatttcctaataatctggtaaagacgttatttaatatgtcgctataatatgcctagttatgccgatgacagtgatttacggaataataatacatgaataacctaaatacaatacaaaaaattaaattaaactaaattaaaaatttaacactccattcttcatttcagcttacaaaatgccaaaattacagttgtgtacctgatattgtcaatataagaagaagaaagtcagcaacgtaatacgtaacacagcaacagcaacaataaccagcaataaccagtcaacgaaaatcccagtgacagctttgaaaaattcaaaataaaatccaggaatgccgaaaataacggacagaaaccaagggaaattttcagatttttgacaggctagttaatcttcaacccttaatttctacacctgtataccagaatatttatcaggtgtgtactactttctcttctaattttcaatttttttttctttgtatgtttttcttttcttgagagtttcaattttttttttcggaataaatgttcagcttttttttcaatcttttttttctgtctgtatttttcctcttgtgttcaagacttcacatatatatatctcatcccataaatcaattaaaatcaatccctttctctaccaaacccattatcttcccactcatccccattacattaaataaatatatcacaccaccccattatattttgtcccccatgctttatttaaaataatgcaagattcccctttaatttaaatcttgtcccccctttatattaaataatcatatcacaacccaccccatttcattttgtcccccatgcttcaaataaacaatttcaaaatgtacaattcctaaactaccccttccgaccttactgaaattaccaaactacccctgaacgtattacaaatttaccaaactacccatcagctataacacatcaattaatcaaacttaaccaaaatatagacaatatgatcaatttctaacaatgttcaaacaacaatatgaacacggatgaacatcataacaacaatatcatatgaacatgattttaacaacatttcaacaacaaatcacatgaacacaaattgaacaaccaagaacaactaaaatttgattgaacaatattttagcaacaaacaatcctattttcggattcaacaccaacaacaaacaaagtatgaagatttctaaattcaatcatattgaacttaa
Coding sequences:
- the LOC138873432 gene encoding uncharacterized protein; amino-acid sequence: MDDKNEVLYSGPHSMGVKPLILKSWSTDFNLYDEVLKTIPLWVSFPNLPLNCWGRMTLSRIASGLGYPIYADECTTNTSKIFYARVLIEMDISKELPKCIKIQDPAGKEFE